The following are encoded in a window of Pseudoalteromonas tetraodonis genomic DNA:
- a CDS encoding DUF6279 family lipoprotein, with the protein MLNNLKNIKLSKIIFITSLLFIASCSTSFAYNNLGWLSSFWIDDYVDLNKSQSTQLKVIINNTRDWHREIELPKYKADLLDLRQLLDKQADTAQLMAKITQVKQHWRNLLLYASDPLIELAKTLTPSQRSEMVENIREQINDEIKEHASLTKEEHQQSRLDKQLDYYEQWLGKLTSEQRTLVSQANSEYISTSNLWYDYKLTRLGALEALFNQQTLDDAQFAHQLRTIITERELFMSAELIERNEENLRAYAQLLVKLNQTLSSKQIAHVDEEFADLVGTVNELLTE; encoded by the coding sequence ATGTTAAATAATTTAAAAAATATAAAACTAAGCAAAATTATTTTTATAACCAGTTTATTGTTTATTGCCAGTTGTTCTACTTCCTTTGCTTATAACAACCTTGGTTGGCTGTCTTCGTTTTGGATAGACGATTATGTCGACTTAAACAAAAGCCAATCAACGCAGTTAAAAGTGATTATTAATAACACCCGAGATTGGCATCGAGAGATTGAGTTACCAAAATATAAAGCCGATTTACTCGACTTAAGGCAGTTGCTCGATAAACAAGCCGATACAGCGCAGTTAATGGCAAAAATAACACAGGTAAAGCAGCATTGGCGTAATTTACTTTTGTACGCGAGTGATCCCTTAATTGAGCTGGCAAAAACGTTAACTCCATCACAACGCAGTGAAATGGTAGAAAACATTCGTGAGCAAATTAATGATGAAATAAAAGAGCACGCTTCATTAACCAAAGAGGAGCATCAGCAGTCTCGTTTAGACAAGCAACTAGACTACTACGAACAATGGCTTGGTAAGCTCACCTCAGAGCAGCGAACGCTAGTGTCACAAGCCAACAGTGAATATATCAGTACCAGCAATTTATGGTATGACTATAAACTAACTCGGTTAGGTGCACTTGAAGCACTGTTTAATCAGCAAACCCTTGATGATGCCCAATTTGCGCATCAGTTACGCACTATCATTACAGAACGAGAGCTGTTTATGAGTGCTGAACTCATTGAGAGAAATGAGGAAAATTTAAGGGCATACGCACAGTTGCTGGTTAAATTAAATCAAACCTTAAGCTCTAAACAAATCGCACATGTTGATGAGGAATTTGCTGACTTGGTTGGCACAGTTAATGAACTGCTTACAGAATAG
- a CDS encoding GGDEF domain-containing protein: protein MDIAALNSTKILRKHVLKWMCLFFGLLSFIFAVFNLSKNHFYIVGGLEVCFSALCFYIFIQLVKNKQRNWYAITVCMTVTLVILCGTFLAPLKNGLFLWAFSLPILYYLLLGRKYGIVLSATLLVMQSSVLIYKLPSPYFSSFNLALNLLFIYIIIWVISHVFEGNRAEFSKRLKNLALLDPLTGAGNRLSMSHYFEVEIKDKSQLYLFLIDLDHFKQINDEYGHDVGDKVLVELATLFRITFAKGYVFRVGGEEFSLMSNFDSAQSALAKAENLRQAVANKYIEANGITINLTASVGVVKYQQQNLAELIAQADKQLYKAKDAGRNAVFSDINLCANAA, encoded by the coding sequence ATGGATATAGCCGCTCTTAACAGTACAAAAATATTACGTAAGCATGTCTTAAAATGGATGTGTTTATTTTTTGGTTTGCTGTCATTTATTTTTGCTGTGTTTAACCTATCAAAAAATCATTTTTATATTGTAGGCGGCTTAGAGGTGTGTTTTTCCGCACTTTGTTTTTATATTTTTATACAATTGGTTAAAAACAAGCAACGAAACTGGTATGCCATAACGGTTTGTATGACTGTAACGCTCGTTATATTATGTGGAACCTTTTTGGCACCACTTAAAAATGGTCTGTTTTTGTGGGCGTTTTCTTTACCCATTTTGTATTATCTACTTCTTGGTCGAAAATACGGTATTGTGTTATCGGCCACACTTTTGGTTATGCAATCATCAGTGTTGATTTATAAATTACCAAGCCCTTATTTTTCCTCTTTTAACCTAGCGCTCAACTTACTGTTTATTTATATTATTATATGGGTCATTTCTCATGTTTTTGAAGGAAATAGGGCCGAATTTTCGAAGCGACTTAAAAACTTGGCCTTACTTGATCCTCTCACGGGGGCAGGAAACCGTTTATCTATGAGTCATTATTTTGAAGTGGAGATAAAAGACAAGTCACAGCTGTACTTGTTTTTAATTGATCTTGACCACTTTAAACAAATAAATGATGAATACGGCCATGATGTAGGAGATAAAGTGCTGGTTGAGTTGGCAACTCTATTTAGGATTACTTTTGCAAAAGGGTATGTGTTTAGGGTAGGGGGTGAAGAATTTTCTTTAATGAGCAATTTTGATAGTGCACAATCCGCGCTGGCAAAGGCTGAAAATCTTAGACAAGCCGTTGCAAATAAATATATTGAAGCCAATGGTATAACCATAAATTTAACAGCCAGTGTTGGCGTTGTTAAGTACCAACAACAAAATTTGGCTGAATTAATAGCGCAAGCAGATAAGCAACTTTATAAGGCAAAAGATGCGGGGCGCAATGCGGTTTTTTCTGATATTAACCTCTGTGCAAATGCGGCTTAA
- a CDS encoding efflux RND transporter periplasmic adaptor subunit, with product MNKHLIATALSVALITLAGCADESTAQSAPAQQQQAIDVAEVLVKPVQSWHTYTTRLESPQKVALMPRVSGIIEQIEFKEGDSVKQGDVLFRLDDRSFAATVDSLSAQVKSAQAALEQAKSEASRAVRLTERKAISTEQAQARTSTLRQREAQLAALQAQLKAAKLDLEFTSVVSPIDGVISRANITKGNNVLAGQSVLTSIVSNDKMYAYFDVDERTWNSAFDEVTAASKQPVVMQKVGQDDFNYSGHINFIDNQINASTGTLRVRAVFDDRSNELRSGSFARIKLAANAVRETVIIPDRAIGTDLKNRFVLTVGENNVLQYKLVTVGERYGPLRAITSGLEQGDVIAVNGPARVGPGMPISPNKVAINTQGVAFTLSANPADLVAKQ from the coding sequence ATGAACAAACACTTAATTGCTACAGCACTATCTGTTGCATTAATCACACTGGCCGGTTGTGCCGATGAAAGTACAGCGCAATCAGCCCCCGCACAGCAACAACAAGCTATTGATGTAGCCGAAGTCTTGGTTAAGCCAGTTCAAAGTTGGCATACCTATACAACACGCTTAGAGTCACCGCAAAAAGTGGCATTAATGCCGCGTGTATCCGGCATTATTGAGCAAATTGAATTTAAAGAAGGGGATAGCGTTAAACAAGGCGATGTATTATTTCGTTTAGACGATCGCTCATTCGCTGCAACCGTTGACAGTTTAAGCGCTCAGGTAAAAAGTGCTCAAGCAGCACTTGAACAAGCAAAAAGCGAAGCATCGCGTGCTGTACGCTTAACTGAGCGAAAAGCCATTTCGACTGAGCAAGCACAAGCGCGTACATCGACTTTACGTCAGCGTGAAGCACAACTTGCTGCACTGCAAGCGCAGCTTAAAGCTGCAAAGCTCGATTTAGAGTTTACGTCAGTGGTTTCTCCTATTGATGGCGTGATTTCTCGCGCAAATATTACCAAAGGTAACAACGTACTTGCAGGGCAAAGCGTGCTTACTTCAATTGTTTCTAATGACAAAATGTACGCTTACTTTGATGTAGATGAACGTACTTGGAATAGCGCATTTGACGAAGTAACAGCTGCAAGCAAACAGCCTGTTGTAATGCAAAAAGTAGGGCAAGACGATTTTAACTATAGCGGCCATATTAACTTTATAGATAATCAAATTAACGCATCTACAGGCACTTTACGCGTTCGTGCGGTATTTGATGATCGCAGTAATGAGCTGCGCTCAGGCTCATTTGCACGCATTAAGTTAGCTGCTAATGCAGTGCGTGAAACTGTCATTATTCCAGACAGAGCCATAGGCACAGATTTAAAAAATCGCTTTGTGTTAACTGTAGGCGAAAATAATGTGCTGCAATATAAATTGGTTACTGTAGGTGAGCGCTATGGACCGTTGCGAGCCATCACATCAGGACTTGAGCAAGGCGATGTTATTGCTGTAAACGGCCCTGCTCGTGTAGGACCCGGTATGCCGATATCACCAAATAAAGTGGCAATTAATACCCAAGGCGTGGCATTTACGCTAAGTGCTAACCCTGCCGATTTAGTTGCTAAGCAATAA
- a CDS encoding TolC family protein, with the protein MTKFNLSALKLSPWLSSALAVAVLSGCASKIDTAVHQQQINEFVAKAISAEQFMGEDEQNWWHKLGSTQLNQLVINALANNYDLQTSQLVLKSALARIGEQQAQYLPQDGVAVGAKRSGLGDTNSRQSSANVALDWQLDLFGRITALVDAANSQAMSQAEQVRLLQIEVVSAVVKGFVSYQGNLQKQQIIEMQIEALEQSIQVLQAQVDEGVANELDLNRTMAQLRQQQALVPAIEYAKYRDLSTLAVLSAQTTQSLSINDERTILTKAFAVSLAKPNDAIALRPDISRALFDFSQANSLSVAASKALLPDISLSGFAGVLSLGSNGFSDTQQQWQVAPQLQWSLLSYPALLAQRDAQQFLSQAAYTDYQQVVLKAINESELSLQYLVNQAQQSRFADERYQFANNAFLQAQAMYEEGQIPYLELLDARQDVLIAQENAVDSTISSLLAKVNAYQSFNGRWSYALSNTNK; encoded by the coding sequence ATGACTAAATTTAACTTAAGCGCTCTTAAATTATCGCCATGGTTGAGTTCTGCATTAGCGGTTGCTGTGTTATCAGGTTGTGCGAGTAAAATTGACACAGCCGTTCATCAACAACAGATTAATGAGTTTGTTGCCAAGGCAATATCTGCAGAGCAGTTTATGGGTGAAGATGAGCAAAACTGGTGGCACAAGCTGGGCTCAACGCAGCTAAACCAACTGGTGATCAACGCACTTGCTAATAATTACGACTTACAAACTAGTCAGCTGGTATTAAAAAGTGCTTTGGCGCGTATTGGCGAGCAACAAGCGCAATACTTACCGCAAGACGGTGTTGCGGTTGGTGCAAAGCGAAGCGGGCTAGGCGATACCAATAGCAGACAATCAAGTGCGAATGTAGCACTTGATTGGCAGCTCGACTTATTTGGTCGAATTACTGCGCTAGTCGATGCCGCGAATTCACAAGCAATGAGCCAAGCTGAGCAAGTTAGGTTATTGCAAATTGAAGTGGTGTCGGCTGTGGTTAAAGGCTTTGTGAGTTATCAAGGTAATCTGCAAAAGCAGCAAATTATTGAGATGCAAATAGAAGCGCTTGAACAAAGCATTCAAGTGCTACAGGCCCAAGTTGATGAAGGTGTGGCTAATGAGCTCGACTTAAACCGCACTATGGCGCAACTTAGGCAGCAGCAAGCCTTGGTGCCAGCAATTGAATATGCGAAGTACCGTGACTTATCTACTTTGGCCGTATTAAGCGCGCAAACTACGCAATCACTGAGCATTAATGATGAACGTACTATATTAACTAAGGCATTTGCGGTGTCATTGGCAAAACCTAATGATGCAATAGCATTAAGGCCTGATATAAGTCGTGCTTTATTTGATTTTAGCCAAGCAAATAGCCTGAGTGTGGCAGCCAGCAAAGCTTTATTGCCGGATATTAGCTTAAGCGGCTTTGCAGGCGTGTTAAGTTTAGGGAGCAACGGTTTTAGTGATACCCAGCAACAATGGCAAGTAGCGCCGCAATTGCAGTGGTCATTATTAAGTTACCCTGCGCTTTTAGCACAACGCGATGCGCAGCAGTTTTTAAGCCAAGCGGCGTATACCGATTACCAACAAGTGGTATTAAAAGCGATTAACGAGAGTGAACTTTCATTGCAATACTTGGTCAATCAAGCACAGCAATCGCGCTTTGCTGATGAGCGTTATCAATTTGCTAATAATGCATTTTTACAAGCACAAGCAATGTACGAAGAAGGGCAAATTCCTTACTTAGAGTTGTTAGATGCGCGTCAGGATGTTTT
- a CDS encoding tetratricopeptide repeat protein, producing the protein MSQSNFKALLLAGIMLATPLAHAGLEEGIRAANAGEFEEALKEFNYLADKGYAPGIYELGKLYEGGHGVTRDYYKAAELYQQAVKKNHVDSMFALAVLYDEGNGVKLDKQMAITLFEKAANKNLPAAQYNLGVMYANGDGVSQDYKAARTWYEKAAANNYTLAQFNLALMYFEGLGMPKNLEMSYVWNTIAEYNGNMQASHSRKLDERTMLPKEVAEAKEKADAIYTKILAGTYAGEGRLF; encoded by the coding sequence ATGTCACAGTCTAATTTTAAAGCACTGCTACTGGCCGGTATTATGCTCGCTACCCCTCTTGCTCATGCTGGACTAGAAGAAGGGATCAGAGCTGCTAATGCGGGTGAATTTGAAGAAGCACTTAAAGAGTTTAATTATTTAGCTGACAAAGGCTATGCACCGGGTATTTACGAATTAGGTAAGCTATACGAAGGTGGCCATGGCGTTACCCGTGATTATTACAAAGCAGCTGAGCTGTACCAACAAGCCGTTAAAAAGAACCATGTAGATTCAATGTTTGCACTTGCGGTTTTATATGACGAAGGCAATGGCGTTAAATTAGACAAACAAATGGCCATAACCTTATTTGAAAAAGCAGCAAATAAGAACCTTCCCGCAGCACAGTATAACTTAGGTGTAATGTACGCAAATGGCGATGGTGTTAGCCAAGATTATAAAGCCGCCAGAACATGGTATGAAAAAGCCGCTGCTAATAATTACACATTGGCGCAGTTTAATTTAGCACTGATGTATTTTGAAGGCTTAGGAATGCCAAAAAATCTTGAAATGTCGTATGTGTGGAATACCATTGCCGAGTATAACGGCAACATGCAAGCCAGTCACAGCCGTAAACTTGATGAACGTACTATGCTTCCTAAAGAGGTAGCTGAGGCAAAAGAAAAAGCCGATGCAATTTATACCAAAATTTTAGCGGGAACGTATGCTGGCGAAGGACGCCTGTTTTAA
- a CDS encoding LysR family transcriptional regulator, with amino-acid sequence MDTTSRLLMLLEVVEQGSFAKAAEIRNIDRSVISKQISRLEDELGVRLLNRTTRSFSLTAAGAEMIKKAGELRSLLGETVRIAENYHQEPRGVLKVTASTLIGRRYLQPVINDFQKRFPQVEVELRLDDRLVDIVSEGFDLAFRVGEPKDSSLIARKIARNRLLLLAAPAFIETYGMPITITDLAQLPAASYASNSLRVEGINYYNHTGEHCEQKIKSVFRANDAEVLLMKTLSGTTYFLAPAFILDKEVIDGQLVPLLTDVKLMEHSAMYAVYPHRDLPVRTRLFFDAVREYIGKERPIWENSIPNFDQMY; translated from the coding sequence ATGGATACAACCAGTCGACTATTAATGCTGCTTGAAGTGGTAGAGCAAGGCTCATTTGCAAAAGCAGCCGAAATACGAAATATTGACCGCTCAGTGATCTCTAAGCAAATTAGTCGGTTAGAGGATGAACTTGGGGTAAGACTATTAAACAGAACAACCCGCTCATTCTCTCTTACAGCAGCGGGCGCTGAAATGATAAAAAAAGCGGGTGAGCTGCGAAGCCTGCTTGGCGAAACGGTGCGCATAGCAGAAAACTACCACCAAGAGCCTCGCGGCGTATTAAAAGTGACCGCATCGACTTTAATAGGTCGACGCTACTTACAGCCAGTGATCAACGATTTCCAAAAACGCTTTCCACAAGTGGAAGTAGAACTGCGTTTAGATGACCGACTGGTTGATATTGTATCTGAAGGATTTGATTTAGCGTTTAGAGTGGGTGAACCCAAAGACTCATCATTAATTGCTCGTAAAATTGCCCGTAATCGTTTGTTACTATTAGCCGCGCCAGCGTTTATAGAAACATACGGTATGCCAATAACAATCACTGATTTGGCACAATTGCCAGCGGCCAGTTATGCCAGCAACTCACTGCGGGTAGAAGGCATAAATTACTATAACCACACTGGCGAGCACTGCGAGCAAAAAATAAAAAGTGTGTTTAGAGCAAACGATGCAGAAGTATTACTGATGAAAACCCTCTCTGGCACCACCTACTTTTTAGCGCCGGCATTTATTTTAGATAAAGAAGTGATTGATGGGCAACTGGTGCCCTTACTTACCGATGTAAAATTAATGGAACACAGTGCAATGTATGCTGTATACCCACACCGAGATTTACCGGTAAGAACACGATTGTTTTTTGATGCCGTGCGTGAATACATTGGCAAAGAAAGACCGATTTGGGAGAACAGTATTCCTAATTTTGATCAAATGTATTAA
- a CDS encoding coniferyl aldehyde dehydrogenase, whose protein sequence is MNTDTLSTGSLRSQFNELKHAFEDTPYLPIEQRLALLKKLRANIVTLEQDLIAAVSKDFGYRTAFDTLVGDILPTMQGLAHIIKKLPRWSKPSQRSAGLSLWPSKVSVTYQPIGVVGVIAPWNYPIQLALVPVITAIAAGNRVMLKLSEFTPNTNAVIEKIFADELSQHCTIIQGGSDVASEFSSLPFAHLLFTGSTAVGKLVMAAASKNLTPVTLELGGKSPVIVLEKADVNKAARALLFGKMANAGQICVAPDYVFVPKAVEHQFIKALCTLYKKHFKQGVEGKNLTSIISPAHYQRLLGYLEQAQEQGAKITKPLEQNQQDGEKHRMGLHIVTHVTDEMTLMQEELFGPILPIMSYDKLEDVLNYIRLRDHPLALYILGQDKQAQQYIIKQTLSGTVAVNDTLIQVAADDVPFGGVGHSGMGHYHGKEGFLTFSHAKNTLVSGSVNPRIGLLLKQNKLLIKVLKWLYVK, encoded by the coding sequence TTGAACACTGACACATTATCTACAGGGTCTTTGCGTTCGCAATTTAATGAACTAAAGCATGCTTTTGAAGACACCCCTTATTTACCCATTGAGCAACGTCTTGCTTTACTCAAAAAATTACGCGCTAACATTGTAACGTTAGAGCAAGACTTGATTGCTGCAGTATCTAAAGATTTTGGATACCGAACGGCGTTCGATACCTTAGTGGGGGATATTTTGCCCACCATGCAGGGACTTGCGCATATTATTAAAAAGCTACCTCGCTGGTCTAAGCCTAGTCAGCGCAGCGCGGGGTTAAGCTTATGGCCCTCAAAAGTAAGTGTCACCTATCAGCCTATTGGTGTGGTGGGTGTGATTGCACCATGGAACTATCCCATTCAACTAGCATTGGTACCTGTTATTACTGCGATTGCAGCGGGTAACAGGGTGATGTTAAAGCTCAGTGAATTTACGCCTAACACCAATGCCGTTATTGAAAAAATATTTGCAGATGAATTAAGCCAACACTGCACAATTATTCAAGGTGGTAGCGACGTGGCAAGTGAGTTTTCATCATTGCCGTTTGCGCATTTACTGTTTACAGGCTCGACGGCTGTTGGCAAGTTAGTTATGGCCGCGGCCAGTAAAAATTTAACGCCAGTAACATTAGAACTCGGCGGAAAATCGCCCGTTATTGTGTTAGAAAAAGCCGATGTAAATAAAGCCGCGCGTGCTTTATTATTTGGAAAAATGGCCAATGCAGGGCAGATATGTGTAGCGCCTGACTACGTGTTTGTTCCTAAAGCAGTAGAGCATCAATTCATTAAAGCGCTTTGTACCCTTTATAAAAAACACTTTAAGCAAGGTGTTGAAGGTAAAAACCTGACCTCGATTATAAGCCCTGCACATTATCAACGTTTGCTCGGTTATTTAGAGCAAGCACAAGAGCAAGGCGCTAAAATTACTAAACCGCTTGAACAAAACCAGCAAGATGGCGAAAAGCATCGTATGGGTCTGCATATTGTTACGCACGTAACAGATGAGATGACATTAATGCAAGAAGAGCTATTTGGTCCCATTTTACCCATTATGAGTTACGACAAATTAGAGGACGTGCTTAATTATATTCGATTACGCGACCACCCATTAGCCCTTTACATTTTAGGTCAAGATAAACAGGCGCAACAGTACATTATTAAGCAAACACTTAGCGGAACAGTTGCGGTAAACGACACATTAATACAAGTAGCTGCCGATGATGTGCCGTTTGGTGGCGTGGGGCATTCGGGGATGGGGCATTATCACGGCAAAGAAGGTTTTCTCACCTTTAGCCATGCAAAAAATACCTTAGTCTCTGGCTCGGTTAACCCGCGCATTGGTTTATTACTTAAACAAAATAAATTACTGATCAAAGTGCTAAAGTGGCTTTATGTAAAATAG
- a CDS encoding efflux RND transporter permease subunit, with product MKFSHFFIQRPIFAAMLSLIILIAGSISLFQLPVSEYPEVVPPTVVVTASYPGANPTVIAQTVATPLEQEINGTENMLYMFSQATSDGRMTLTVTFALGTDLDRAQVQVQNRVNSALPRLPQEVQRLGVVAEKSSPDLTMVVHLYSPQNSHDTAYLSNYADLNIKDEIARLPGVGDIRLFGGGKYAMRVWLNPDALASRELTASDVVNALRSQNQQVAAGSLGAQPISNDSQFQILLNVKGRLNSIEEFKQVIIKVGEQGQLTRLSDVARVDLGQDSYALRAELDNQPALAMPIFQRPGSNAIELSDQVRETMARLSKDFPAGVEYDIVYDPTVFVRGSIDAVIATLLEAIVLVVIVVIVFLQTWRASIIPLIAVPISLIGTFAVMQWLGVSINTLSLFGLVLAIGIVVDDAIVVVENVERNIEDGLSPLEATRVAMTEVTGPIIAIALVLCAVFIPTAFITGLSGQFYKQFALTITISTVISAFNSLTLSPALAALLLKSHDAEPDAFTRVLNKLFGRWLFQPFNRVFDRGAKGYEKLVQKLIRMSVVVMVAYIALVGGTIKLFDAVPGGFIPQQDKQYLVAIAQLPDAASLDRTEAVVKQMQQIALEVPGVANTVAFPGLSVNGFTNSPNSGIVFTPLAPFAERTDPSMSASAIAAQLNQRFAAIDEAFVAVFPPPPIQGLGTTGGFKLQIEDRANKGFEALFNSLQSVIAAAQKDPALMGLYSSFRIQVPQMDIDIDREQALIQGIPLDEVFNSLQIYLGSVYVNDFNLFGRTYQVNAQADADFRVDPEQILNLKVRNRAGNMVPLGSVLTVTPTIGPDRVMHYNGYPSAELNGSPAPGYSSDQAQLAIEAVLAKTLPTGIEYEWTEVTYQQVLAGNTMVYVFPLVVLLVFMVLAAQYESLRLPLAIILIVPMTIFSALLGVWFVGSDNNIFTQIALIVLVALASKNAILMVEFAKDKHDTGLSHLEAMLAACRLRLRPILMTSIAFTAGVIPLVLATGAGAEMRHAMGNAVFSGMIGVTVFGLLFTPVFYMLVVKKQRVEEPSHD from the coding sequence ATGAAATTTTCACACTTTTTTATACAGCGACCGATTTTTGCGGCCATGCTGTCGTTGATTATTTTAATTGCAGGTAGCATTTCATTATTTCAGCTGCCTGTCAGTGAATACCCAGAAGTCGTACCACCGACAGTGGTTGTGACTGCCAGTTATCCAGGTGCGAACCCGACGGTTATTGCACAAACAGTGGCAACACCGCTTGAGCAAGAAATAAATGGCACCGAAAACATGCTGTATATGTTTTCACAAGCAACCAGTGACGGACGTATGACGCTCACGGTGACATTTGCGTTAGGCACTGATTTAGACCGTGCCCAAGTGCAAGTGCAAAACCGAGTAAATAGTGCGCTGCCGCGTTTGCCACAAGAAGTGCAACGTTTAGGGGTTGTTGCTGAAAAATCATCACCCGATTTAACCATGGTGGTGCATTTATATTCACCCCAAAACAGCCATGACACCGCGTATTTATCAAATTATGCCGATTTAAATATTAAAGATGAAATAGCGCGTTTACCTGGTGTGGGTGATATTCGTTTATTTGGTGGCGGTAAATATGCAATGCGAGTTTGGCTTAACCCCGATGCGCTAGCATCACGTGAGCTTACTGCAAGTGACGTGGTCAATGCACTACGCTCGCAAAATCAGCAAGTTGCAGCAGGTAGTTTAGGTGCGCAACCGATTTCAAATGACAGTCAGTTCCAAATTCTATTAAACGTCAAAGGACGCCTTAATAGCATTGAAGAGTTTAAACAAGTCATTATTAAAGTTGGGGAGCAAGGGCAGCTTACGCGTTTGTCAGACGTGGCACGTGTTGATTTAGGCCAAGATTCTTATGCATTGCGTGCTGAGCTTGATAATCAACCCGCTTTAGCGATGCCAATATTTCAACGTCCAGGGTCAAATGCCATTGAGCTCTCTGATCAGGTGCGTGAAACCATGGCACGTTTATCAAAAGACTTTCCTGCAGGTGTTGAATACGACATTGTTTATGATCCAACGGTATTTGTTCGTGGCTCAATTGATGCGGTAATCGCCACTTTACTCGAAGCAATCGTGCTGGTGGTGATTGTGGTTATCGTATTTTTACAAACCTGGCGCGCGTCTATTATTCCGTTAATTGCGGTGCCTATTTCACTCATTGGTACCTTTGCAGTAATGCAGTGGCTTGGGGTGTCTATTAATACCTTATCGCTATTTGGTTTAGTACTGGCAATCGGTATTGTGGTTGATGACGCAATTGTGGTTGTAGAAAATGTTGAGCGAAACATAGAAGATGGCTTATCACCGCTTGAAGCCACCCGCGTGGCAATGACGGAAGTAACCGGCCCTATTATTGCGATTGCATTAGTATTATGTGCGGTATTTATTCCGACGGCTTTTATTACTGGGCTTTCAGGGCAGTTTTATAAACAATTTGCATTAACCATTACGATTTCAACGGTAATTTCGGCGTTTAACTCATTAACGCTGTCGCCAGCACTGGCCGCTTTATTGTTAAAATCACATGATGCCGAGCCTGATGCGTTTACCCGCGTGCTTAATAAATTATTTGGCCGTTGGTTATTTCAACCTTTTAACCGCGTGTTTGACCGTGGTGCTAAAGGGTATGAAAAGCTGGTACAAAAGCTTATTCGTATGAGTGTTGTGGTTATGGTTGCGTATATTGCTTTAGTTGGCGGTACGATTAAATTGTTTGATGCAGTACCGGGTGGGTTTATTCCACAACAAGATAAGCAATACTTAGTCGCTATTGCGCAGTTACCTGACGCTGCCAGTTTAGACCGTACAGAAGCGGTGGTAAAACAAATGCAGCAAATTGCATTAGAGGTCCCTGGGGTTGCAAACACCGTGGCGTTTCCTGGTCTTTCAGTGAATGGTTTTACTAATAGCCCAAATAGCGGCATCGTATTTACGCCACTGGCGCCTTTTGCAGAGCGTACTGATCCGAGTATGTCGGCTTCGGCTATTGCAGCGCAACTAAACCAACGTTTTGCGGCCATTGATGAAGCCTTTGTCGCTGTGTTTCCGCCACCGCCAATTCAAGGCCTTGGTACCACAGGTGGCTTTAAATTGCAAATAGAAGATAGAGCTAACAAAGGCTTTGAAGCCTTATTTAACAGTTTGCAATCAGTGATTGCTGCGGCGCAAAAAGATCCAGCGTTGATGGGGCTGTATTCAAGCTTTAGAATTCAAGTACCACAAATGGATATTGATATTGACCGTGAGCAAGCGCTTATTCAAGGCATTCCATTAGATGAAGTGTTTAATTCGTTGCAAATTTATTTAGGCTCAGTGTATGTAAACGACTTTAATTTATTTGGCCGTACTTACCAGGTTAATGCCCAAGCTGATGCTGATTTTAGGGTAGACCCAGAGCAAATACTAAACCTAAAAGTGCGTAATCGTGCCGGTAATATGGTGCCACTAGGCTCAGTATTAACGGTAACGCCTACTATTGGTCCTGATCGTGTAATGCATTACAACGGCTACCCTAGTGCAGAGCTTAATGGCAGCCCAGCGCCTGGTTATAGTTCTGATCAAGCGCAATTGGCGATTGAAGCTGTACTAGCTAAAACATTGCCTACTGGCATTGAATATGAGTGGACTGAGGTAACGTACCAGCAAGTATTAGCAGGTAATACCATGGTGTATGTATTCCCTCTGGTTGTATTGCTGGTGTTTATGGTACTGGCTGCACAGTATGAAAGCTTACGTTTACCACTGGCCATTATTTTAATTGTACCTATGACTATTTTCTCAGCGTTATTAGGGGTGTGGTTTGTAGGTTCAGACAACAACATATTTACCCAAATAGCGTTGATTGTACTGGTCGCATTGGCTTCTAAAAATGCCATCCTTATGGTGGAATTTGCTAAAGATAAGCATGACACTGGGTTATCACACCTTGAGGCGATGTTAGCGGCGTGTCGATTACGTTTACGCCCAATTTTAATGACATCAATTGCGTTTACCGCAGGTGTTATACCGCTTGTATTGGCAACCGGTGCTGGGGCAGAAATGCGTCATGCCATGGGTAATGCGGTGTTCTCGGGTATGATTGGTGTAACTGTGTTTGGACTATTATTTACACCGGTGTTTTATATGCTGGTGGTAAAAAAGCAGCGCGTTGAGGAGCCTTCGCATGACTAA